DNA sequence from the Candidatus Fluviicola riflensis genome:
AAAGCACGTGATGTTAACGTAAGCGTTTGCGCCTGTCCGATTAATGCATCCACAATTTTCGGATGACAATGCCCTTGATTTACAGCCGAATAAGCCGATAAAAAGTCATAATATCGTTTTCCTTCCACGTCCCAGACGTGAACTCCTTTTCCGCGTGAAAGTACTACCGGTAGCGGATGATAGTTGTGCGCTCCAAAACGATCCTCTAGTTGTATCAATTCCTGCGACGACAATTTTTCCATTGTTTCCATAATTAAAAACGTTTTTTTGAATCTTTTTGCTCGTCGCGGAGAGCAACCATCCTTTCCTCGTTCAGGTGTCGGAGAGAAATCATCCGATAGATAATGCAAAGATAAAGAAAGAAATTAAAAAACGAAAGTCTTCCTGAGGGTCGATTTCCGTTTCAATTCCTTAACTTTGTTAATCAAAACAAAGCCTGTGGCAACTATACATTTTTCCCGTCCTAACAGCGATTTTTTTGCGACCCTGCGCAAGTCTGTTGAGCAGTATTTTAGCGACAATAAATTGGATTCTTCCGGTAACGCACATTTGTATTGGAAAGCAACTATTCTTATCACCACTTATATTGCCTGTTACCTGACAATCATGTTATTGCCAATTCCTATGTGGTTGGGTGCCGTTCTGGCATTATTCCTCGGATTTATCCAGGCGCTTGTTGGTTTTAATATCATGCACGATGCCTGTCACGAAGCTTTCAGTGATGACAAACGCATCAATTACTTTTTCGGACTTTCGATGAACGCCCTGGGCAGCGATGCTTTCATGTGGCGCCAGAAACACAATGTAATTCACCATACTTATACCAATATCGACGGTGTGGATGATGATATTGCCAAATCACCGCTTTTGCGCATGAGCGAAACACAGCCTCGTTTCAAAGCGCACCGCTTTCAGCACATTTATCTTACTTTCTTATATGCGATCAGCACCATTTTCTGGGTCTTGTTAAAAGATTTCCAGCATTATTTTATGGGACACGGCTACGCTGTTGAGGTCGGAAAAATGAAACTGATCGATCACTTGATGTTCTGGACCACAAAAGTGATTTACATGGGCCTTTACATTGTCCTTCCGATTATGGTTTGGGGCGTTTGGCCAGCCATTGTAGGTTTTATTTTGATGCACGCAATGCTCGGATCCGTTATGTCATTCGTGTTCCAATTGGCACATGTTGTAGAAAACGTTGAATTTGAGCATCATCATGGTGAATCTACTGTGATTGATTCAGAATGGGCGGTACATCAAATTGCAACAACCAGTGATTTTGCTCCGCGCAATAAAGTGGTAAGCTGGTTCCTAGGTGGCTTGAACTTCCAGGTTGAACACCATTTATTTCCACGTATTTCACATGTTCATTATCCGGCCATTCAGCAAATTGTAGCCAAAATATGTGCTGATTATGGTGTGGAATATCGCTATTACCCAACGATGAATGCTGCGTTAGCATCACATTTCCGTCACATGAAACACCTGGGACAAACTGATCATCCGGCTCCGGTGGTTTCGTGAAATCACTTTTTGATTACGATTTTAGCTTTTCGATAACACTGTGATCGTAATCTTTGAGCGTTTCTTCGCTGATAATCCACGGTATTTTGAAGTATTGTTTTCTGAACCATAATTCAAAAGCCGGATCTAAAAACTCGTAAATACCGTCTTCACCTTTGTGAATCATGTCGTTTCCGGCGAGAATTTCCTTGTTTTTGGATACATTTCTTGGCGTACCAATGTTGTAACGCTGCATCACCCGCGTGGAAGTCAATTGTTTTTCCTGCATGGTAACCGCTTTTAGCAGGTTGACCTGGGTATTGCTTAATCCTTCTATTTCGCGTTGGTACAGCGGTTGATTGGCATAAATAAGTTCATCGAGCGCATGAGCAAATTGGTCAAAGCGGGCTATTTTGTCGGTTGTGTTCCACACATAGTGCGACAATTGCTGTACATACCATGAGTGGTTGCGCATGATCATCGGAATAATGCGGGCAATTACAGGTTCTATCTTTTTACCGGTTTCGCGAAAACTTTGCTGGATAAACGAAACCCACTTTTCTTCTTTGATCTTTGGAAGCAGGAACAAGTCACCAAACCGGTAAAATGGTTTGGATTTGTTGTTAAAAATATCAGAAAGCATGTGTCGTTTACTGCCATACAAACAATAAGTAACTTGCTTTTGCCGCTGCCAAATCGCGCGCATTTTCTTTTCGAAACGCTCAAATTCAGGAAAAGAAGTTAGATTTTGAAATTCATCCAAACAAATGATCAGGTTAATTCCTTTGGCTTTGGCAATTCGTTCCGGTAAATCTAAAAGCTCATCCGTGTGCTGCACGATTTTTTCCCAGTCGTACTTGATGGTCAAATCAATATTAGGCTTCACGCCTATTTGCACAGACGGCACCAAATGATGTAAAAATTGCTTTACATCGTCCATCCAATCCTGCCATTTAGTAGAAGTAGCTTTGATGATTTCGCGGGTAAATACTTCGAAAAATTCGGTCTCGTTACTGATGGTGAATAAGTCGATCACCACCGTTTTGTGGAGTTTTTCGGTCTTTTGGATGTCTAGTACTACTTTTTCGACCAGTGAAGATTTGCCCCAGCGGCGAGGAGAAATAATAATCGTATTGATGCCTCCCAACAAGTTGCGACTAAGCTTCAACGCTTCTTCTTCTCTGTTGGTAAACGATTTGGTGCTTACTGTATTACCGAATATAAATGGTGAAAACACATCCTGATTCATAACATTCATTTCCACAAATGTACGAATCCAATATCGTTATACCAAATAGTATTATACCAAAAGGTATAATACCAAAAAGTATAAACTAAAATAATGTTGGCTGAACATCTTCGTCATCCTCATCCGGCTTGGACAAATCCCACTCAATTGTAGGTGCTTCACCATCAGTTGCATCCACATCATCAGAATCCGTATCCAACTCCAAATCAAGCGTTTCATCTTCCGGCCATGGAATATCACCTTCGATCGGATGTGTCAGTAGGACCTCCTTTATTCTCAATTTGGTGAGTTGATTTCCTTGCGCTTTCATCCCTTTTACTTCGATGAAATCCGCGACTTCAACTTCGTTATCGGGCAAATTTTTGGTTTCTTTCAGCAACTTATTGTACACGATTTTGATCTTCGGGCGGAATGCCGTAGACACCACATCGAGGTAAGAACCTTCCGATTCGGAAATGTAGCTCACACGTTTATCTGAAGTGATTTCGCAACAGAAACGTTTCACAAAATGCAATTCTCGCTCGGCATCAAAATACACTGCCGAAATTGGCCTATCGGGCACCCATTTTTCGATGTGCACCATGTCTTCGTCAAAATGATTCGATAAATCAAAGGTCGACAAGCGGTATTCACCGTTTTTATAAAGCGTCAACAAACGATCTTCGCCTTTAAACGATCCGAGGAATTTTCCGCGGCCTTCGTCATTCAAACGCCCGACTACTGTGTCGAACCAAATCTTACGGGCGGCAAGTGTAGAACCACCGACTTCTTTCTGGGTGATTTTCTGCACAATTTCTTTGGTAACGCGATTCCCGGCAGCGCTTCTGGCTTTGATCAGTAAATCACCTAAATCAATATCAAAACGCAAGCGTTTCAGGTGCGGACGTGGCCGTAAGTGAATTGTAACAACCTCGCGTTCGCCATTCGGGTGAACAGAGAAATACAACAGTTTCGAGCCTTTCACGCCACGTGTAAGATCGTATTCCGTATCACGGGTCACCGAATTCACGAAGAAACGTTTCATCATAGTTGCACCGCCAACTCCATCCTGGTACATAACATGATAAATAGTGCGTTTATCACCTTTTTTCCAAACATCAGCGTGCACGATTCCTTTTCCGACAAATTTTTTCTCAGACACCTTGGTAATCATAAATTTACCGGTATTGAAAAACACAATAATGTCGTCTATTTCGGAGCAATCATTCACAGCTTCGGTCTTTTTCAAGCCCCAGCCAATAAATCCTTCTTCGGTGTCCACGTACAATTTGCGATTGGCGATTATTACTTTACTCGCCGCGATTGTGTCGAAAATTTTGATTTCGGTTTTTCGCTCTTTTCCGGCACCGAAACGTTTTTTCAAATCCTTGAAGTATTCAATCGCGTATTCTACCAGATTGGCAAGATTAGCGCGAACTTCTTCCATTTCAGCTTCCAGCTTCGCGATCAATTCGTCGGCTTTATCGGAGTCAAAACGCGTGATGCGAATCATTGGAATTTGCGTCAGTTTCGCTAAATCTTCGTCTACGATCTCGCGAATGAAACTCTTTTTAAACGGCTCAAAACGTTTGTATAAGTAGCCGTAAAGCGTTTCTCTGTCTGAGTAATGCTTAAAGTCGATGTACATCTCCTCGCGGATGAAAATCTTTTCAAGCGTCGCGAAATGCCATTGTTGTTGCAATTCGGTGAGTCGGATTTCCAACTCGCGTTTGAGCAATTGCAGCGTATTATCGGTGTTGGTTCTGAGAATTTCAGTAACACCCATAAATCGCGGTGTATCTCCATCAATTACCGAAGCATTGGGCGAGATCGAAACCTCGCAATCGGTAAAGGCATAGAGTGCATCTATGGTTTTATCCGGCGACACTCCAGGCGCCAAGTGAATAACGATTTCCGCTTCAGCTGCGGTATTATCCTCAATTTTACGAATCTTGATCTTACCCTTCTCGTTGGCTTTCAATACCGATTCGATCAACGATGTAGTCGTACAGCCAAACGGAATCTCGTTGATCATCAAGGTCTTGTTATCGAACTTTTTGATCTTGGCACGAACGCGTACTTTTCCACCGCGCAATCCGTCGTTATAATTGGAGAAATCAGCCATTCCACCATTCATGAAATCGGGATAGATCTCTACCTTCTTTCCACGTAAATGATTGATCGACTGATCGATAAGTTCAATAAAATTGTGAGGCAAAATTTTACAAGCCATCCCCACGGCAATTCCTTCTGCACCTTGCGCTAAAAGAATTGGGAATTTAACCGGCAAATTATCCGGTTCCTTGTTTCGGCCATCATAACTCAATAACCAATTGGTGGTTTTCGGGTTAAAAACTACATGGCTGGCAAATTTTGATAAACGTGCTT
Encoded proteins:
- a CDS encoding acyl-CoA desaturase, encoding MRVDFRFNSLTLLIKTKPVATIHFSRPNSDFFATLRKSVEQYFSDNKLDSSGNAHLYWKATILITTYIACYLTIMLLPIPMWLGAVLALFLGFIQALVGFNIMHDACHEAFSDDKRINYFFGLSMNALGSDAFMWRQKHNVIHHTYTNIDGVDDDIAKSPLLRMSETQPRFKAHRFQHIYLTFLYAISTIFWVLLKDFQHYFMGHGYAVEVGKMKLIDHLMFWTTKVIYMGLYIVLPIMVWGVWPAIVGFILMHAMLGSVMSFVFQLAHVVENVEFEHHHGESTVIDSEWAVHQIATTSDFAPRNKVVSWFLGGLNFQVEHHLFPRISHVHYPAIQQIVAKICADYGVEYRYYPTMNAALASHFRHMKHLGQTDHPAPVVS
- a CDS encoding ATPase; translated protein: MNQDVFSPFIFGNTVSTKSFTNREEEALKLSRNLLGGINTIIISPRRWGKSSLVEKVVLDIQKTEKLHKTVVIDLFTISNETEFFEVFTREIIKATSTKWQDWMDDVKQFLHHLVPSVQIGVKPNIDLTIKYDWEKIVQHTDELLDLPERIAKAKGINLIICLDEFQNLTSFPEFERFEKKMRAIWQRQKQVTYCLYGSKRHMLSDIFNNKSKPFYRFGDLFLLPKIKEEKWVSFIQQSFRETGKKIEPVIARIIPMIMRNHSWYVQQLSHYVWNTTDKIARFDQFAHALDELIYANQPLYQREIEGLSNTQVNLLKAVTMQEKQLTSTRVMQRYNIGTPRNVSKNKEILAGNDMIHKGEDGIYEFLDPAFELWFRKQYFKIPWIISEETLKDYDHSVIEKLKS
- a CDS encoding DNA topoisomerase IV (decatenates newly replicated chromosomal DNA and relaxes positive and negative DNA supercoiling), giving the protein MAEDENIPLDNDSEDQYDDNGNDENGYDEKHPFEKKNVDDNIIPLSGLYENWFLDYASYVILERAVPSLYDGFKPVQRRIMHSMKELDDGRYNKVANVIGNTMKYHPHGDASIGDALVALGQKDLLIDCQGNWGNTLTGDGAAAPRYIEARLSKFASHVVFNPKTTNWLLSYDGRNKEPDNLPVKFPILLAQGAEGIAVGMACKILPHNFIELIDQSINHLRGKKVEIYPDFMNGGMADFSNYNDGLRGGKVRVRAKIKKFDNKTLMINEIPFGCTTTSLIESVLKANEKGKIKIRKIEDNTAAEAEIVIHLAPGVSPDKTIDALYAFTDCEVSISPNASVIDGDTPRFMGVTEILRTNTDNTLQLLKRELEIRLTELQQQWHFATLEKIFIREEMYIDFKHYSDRETLYGYLYKRFEPFKKSFIREIVDEDLAKLTQIPMIRITRFDSDKADELIAKLEAEMEEVRANLANLVEYAIEYFKDLKKRFGAGKERKTEIKIFDTIAASKVIIANRKLYVDTEEGFIGWGLKKTEAVNDCSEIDDIIVFFNTGKFMITKVSEKKFVGKGIVHADVWKKGDKRTIYHVMYQDGVGGATMMKRFFVNSVTRDTEYDLTRGVKGSKLLYFSVHPNGEREVVTIHLRPRPHLKRLRFDIDLGDLLIKARSAAGNRVTKEIVQKITQKEVGGSTLAARKIWFDTVVGRLNDEGRGKFLGSFKGEDRLLTLYKNGEYRLSTFDLSNHFDEDMVHIEKWVPDRPISAVYFDAERELHFVKRFCCEITSDKRVSYISESEGSYLDVVSTAFRPKIKIVYNKLLKETKNLPDNEVEVADFIEVKGMKAQGNQLTKLRIKEVLLTHPIEGDIPWPEDETLDLELDTDSDDVDATDGEAPTIEWDLSKPDEDDEDVQPTLF